A section of the Spirosoma pollinicola genome encodes:
- a CDS encoding PadR family transcriptional regulator: MRRTYLGEFEEVVLLMVAILDGEGYGVTVSQALEEHTGRVVTFGTVHNTLIRLEEKGFVQSELGGATAERGGRRKRLFRVTALGSRALEEVQQLRQQLWHLVPPHSLRLSGL, translated from the coding sequence ATGCGTCGAACCTATTTGGGCGAGTTTGAAGAAGTGGTGCTCCTGATGGTAGCCATTCTCGATGGGGAAGGCTACGGCGTTACGGTCAGTCAAGCGCTGGAAGAACATACGGGTCGGGTGGTTACCTTCGGCACCGTCCACAACACCCTCATCCGGCTGGAAGAGAAAGGCTTTGTACAGTCTGAACTGGGGGGAGCCACCGCCGAACGGGGTGGTCGACGCAAGCGGCTGTTCCGGGTCACGGCCCTGGGTAGCCGGGCTTTGGAGGAGGTTCAGCAGCTTCGCCAGCAGCTCTGGCACCTGGTGCCGCCCCACTCACTTCGGCTCAGTGGCTTATGA
- a CDS encoding CehA/McbA family metallohydrolase, which yields MLRLRLAGINGDRPVVCTPEWYSGGPSGLFGIPFGLSAHRSTTPAYKPQAYKLPVYSLLLFGILCLLSLTTTSAQQKTPLGSIHIDVRDAKTGNLTPVRVRLTQAGKPVKSLPREAVAVSYGLWDHADGYGFQPDSSFYVSGQFRLQLPPGTYQLMLMKGNEYINQQHTLVVKAGQALQKTYTLNRWIHMAARGWYSSDDHIHIRRSPGENQPLMQWIQAEDVNVGVFLKMGDFWETYYPQYAFGSTGNYQQGNYLLTPGQEDPRTPELGHALGFGATGSVRYKQDYYYYDKVFDELHRRGGLTGYAHQAESFHGYRGLTLDGLRGKVDMLELLQYCVSDQPLHTENYYRMLDLGVPLTATAGSDFPWCGHDHDKGPPEQSARIGNARFYTYLKKPFSYGAWKEAVAAGHTFVTSGPILDLRVNNTLPGDKLALVKGDKMTIKAKAFGHPVKTPLETLELVAHGKVIGRVTKNDPGQSSGRLTITLELPSVTKGLWVAARCYGSGKQAAHTTPVYVSVDGGGFHNPETVGSYLTQSEKYLLELEQELDTHSDNPEFRAWYYKKGLKMRIDKTRQVIGDLREKLVPR from the coding sequence ATGCTTCGTTTAAGGTTAGCTGGTATAAATGGCGATAGGCCTGTGGTTTGTACGCCGGAGTGGTACTCCGGTGGGCCGTCAGGCCTATTTGGCATCCCTTTTGGCCTGTCGGCNCACCGGAGTACCACTCCGGCGTACAAACCACAGGCGTACAAACTACCAGTGTACAGCCTTTTGTTGTTTGGCATCTTATGCCTGTTGTCGCTAACAACCACTTCTGCACAGCAAAAAACGCCACTCGGCTCAATCCATATTGATGTACGCGATGCTAAAACCGGCAACCTGACTCCCGTTCGGGTGCGGCTCACACAGGCGGGTAAACCCGTAAAGAGTCTTCCCCGCGAAGCGGTGGCCGTTTCGTATGGGTTATGGGATCATGCTGATGGCTATGGTTTTCAACCCGATAGTTCGTTTTATGTATCGGGCCAATTCAGGCTTCAACTGCCGCCGGGAACTTATCAGCTTATGTTGATGAAAGGCAATGAATACATTAATCAGCAACATACCCTGGTCGTTAAGGCAGGTCAGGCTCTCCAAAAAACTTATACGCTGAACCGTTGGATACACATGGCCGCACGAGGATGGTACTCATCCGACGATCATATTCATATTCGGCGGTCACCGGGCGAAAACCAGCCGTTGATGCAGTGGATTCAGGCTGAAGACGTCAACGTGGGCGTTTTTCTGAAAATGGGCGATTTCTGGGAGACGTATTATCCCCAATATGCTTTCGGTTCAACAGGTAATTATCAGCAGGGCAACTACCTGCTCACACCCGGACAGGAAGACCCGAGAACGCCCGAACTTGGCCACGCGCTTGGGTTTGGGGCTACGGGTTCAGTACGCTACAAACAGGACTACTATTACTACGACAAGGTATTTGATGAACTACACCGGCGCGGTGGCCTGACCGGCTATGCGCATCAGGCCGAATCGTTTCATGGGTATCGGGGTCTGACACTCGACGGACTGCGCGGCAAAGTCGATATGCTGGAACTGCTCCAATACTGCGTGTCAGACCAGCCGCTGCACACCGAAAATTATTACCGGATGCTCGATTTGGGGGTTCCTTTGACCGCTACCGCAGGGTCAGATTTCCCCTGGTGTGGGCATGACCACGATAAGGGCCCGCCCGAGCAATCGGCCCGGATTGGTAACGCGCGTTTTTATACTTACCTGAAAAAGCCATTCAGTTATGGAGCCTGGAAAGAGGCCGTAGCTGCCGGACATACGTTTGTAACGAGCGGGCCTATTCTTGATCTCAGGGTGAATAATACACTACCCGGCGACAAACTGGCGTTGGTGAAAGGCGACAAAATGACTATAAAGGCCAAAGCTTTCGGTCATCCGGTGAAAACTCCGCTCGAAACCCTCGAACTGGTGGCACATGGCAAGGTTATAGGGCGTGTTACGAAAAATGACCCCGGCCAATCGTCGGGCCGCTTGACCATCACGCTCGAATTACCCTCCGTCACAAAGGGGCTATGGGTGGCCGCCCGTTGTTATGGAAGTGGGAAGCAGGCGGCCCATACAACGCCCGTCTATGTAAGCGTCGATGGGGGAGGATTTCACAACCCCGAAACCGTCGGGAGCTATCTTACGCAAAGCGAAAAATACCTGCTCGAATTGGAACAGGAATTGGACACACACAGCGACAACCCGGAGTTTCGGGCCTGGTATTACAAGAAAGGACTCAAAATGCGAATTGACAAGACACGACAGGTAATTGGTGACTTAAGAGAGAAGTTAGTACCTCGTTGA
- a CDS encoding IS110 family transposase, which yields MTIRHFIGIDVSKATLDWAVFDGKTIVLQTQSTNSPAAIRATVKLMKALPGFTVAESVSCLEHTGIVRHEVARFEYG from the coding sequence ATGACTATTCGCCATTTCATTGGTATTGACGTTTCGAAAGCTACACTCGACTGGGCCGTCTTTGATGGCAAAACCATAGTCTTGCAAACTCAATCGACTAACTCACCAGCAGCGATTAGGGCAACCGTCAAATTAATGAAGGCATTGCCTGGCTTTACAGTGGCTGAATCGGTCAGTTGCCTAGAGCATACGGGTATTGTGCGACACGAAGTTGCACGTTTTGAGTATGGATAA
- a CDS encoding pseudouridine synthase — protein MDQVTNTTQPLSILYQDTELVAINKPHSLLVHRSMIASDASEFAVQLLRDQLGQRVYPAHRLDRKTAGVLLFALSESMNSIMQQQFMDGLVHKTYLAIVRGYTPDEQAIDYPLRKDDGNGGGAASRLGVLQDAFTHLKTLQRTEIALPFGKHPTSRYSLVELTPTTGRMHQLRKHMAHILHPIIGDRPHGCNKQNKLFKERFEMNTMLLHAQQLTFTHPITQEVITIKAPFQSEFERILGVLFGEASVPTVS, from the coding sequence ATGGACCAAGTGACAAATACAACGCAACCCCTCTCTATACTGTATCAGGATACAGAACTGGTTGCCATCAATAAACCGCACAGCCTCCTGGTTCACCGGTCGATGATCGCGAGCGATGCCAGCGAATTTGCCGTTCAGCTCCTCCGTGACCAGTTGGGGCAACGCGTTTACCCCGCTCACCGGCTCGACCGCAAAACGGCGGGCGTCCTTCTCTTCGCCCTCTCCGAGTCCATGAACTCCATTATGCAGCAACAGTTTATGGATGGGTTAGTACACAAAACGTATCTCGCCATTGTTCGCGGCTACACGCCCGACGAGCAGGCTATTGATTACCCCCTCCGCAAGGACGATGGCAACGGTGGTGGTGCGGCATCCCGACTGGGCGTACTTCAGGATGCTTTTACACACCTGAAAACTCTACAACGCACGGAGATTGCATTACCGTTTGGCAAGCACCCAACTTCCCGCTACTCGCTGGTGGAGTTAACGCCCACCACGGGCCGGATGCACCAGTTACGCAAACATATGGCCCATATTCTCCACCCCATCATCGGCGACCGGCCGCACGGCTGCAACAAACAAAACAAGTTATTCAAGGAGCGGTTCGAGATGAACACCATGCTGCTCCACGCACAACAACTAACGTTTACTCATCCTATCACGCAGGAAGTAATAACGATTAAGGCCCCGTTTCAGAGCGAGTTTGAACGGATTCTGGGGGTGTTGTTTGGAGAGGCCTCAGTACCTACCGTTTCCTAA
- a CDS encoding IS5 family transposase has product MVDDQRQRWHSLRTIINAILAINRTGVQWRELNSKYPPWQTVFYHFRQFKLRGIWEEMLDKLVVKERVRQHCQETPSLLAIDSQSVKIMQFIEEETGIDGNKKINGRKRSIAVDRLGLPWSLAVTSASTSDNEAGRLVVDRLRGKVPRLKVVAADHGYKVSFIEHVEQHHGWRVEIAQKPESSRGFVPEKNRWPVERSLGWLNFRRRLFRDVEKTVESSEAMLRIAFISIILNRFAK; this is encoded by the coding sequence ATTGTAGACGACCAACGCCAGCGTTGGCATTCGTTGCGAACGATTATTAATGCTATCCTGGCCATCAACCGAACAGGTGTTCAATGGCGTGAGTTGAATAGCAAGTACCCGCCTTGGCAAACGGTTTTCTACCATTTTCGGCAGTTCAAGCTGCGCGGCATCTGGGAAGAAATGCTGGATAAACTGGTTGTAAAAGAGCGAGTTCGCCAGCATTGCCAGGAGACTCCCAGCTTGTTAGCTATTGATAGCCAGAGTGTTAAGATTATGCAATTTATTGAAGAGGAGACGGGTATAGATGGTAACAAAAAGATTAACGGGCGTAAGCGTAGTATTGCAGTTGATCGGTTAGGCTTACCTTGGTCGTTGGCTGTTACCTCCGCCAGCACCTCGGATAATGAAGCCGGGCGATTAGTCGTAGACCGCTTGCGAGGCAAAGTACCTCGTCTGAAAGTTGTTGCTGCCGACCACGGCTATAAAGTTAGTTTCATCGAGCATGTTGAGCAGCATCACGGCTGGAGAGTTGAGATTGCACAAAAGCCCGAAAGCAGTCGGGGCTTTGTACCAGAAAAGAATCGTTGGCCAGTCGAACGCAGTCTTGGCTGGCTCAATTTTAGACGTCGTTTGTTTAGGGATGTGGAGAAAACGGTAGAAAGTTCGGAGGCCATGCTACGAATTGCCTTTATTTCCATTATCCTAAATCGCTTTGCCAAATAA
- a CDS encoding rRNA adenine methyltransferase — MPFDPTNPVIQLCVKGMEIEAKSPELAKDLFIQAWNLATTDVEKFTAAHYLARQQDSVAEKLDWDLRALQLALQSQDDSLTASYPSLYLNVGKGYEELDDPEQAKSYYQRALSYTHHLPTDGYGKMIKQGIESGLKRLMV; from the coding sequence ATGCCATTTGATCCCACCAATCCCGTTATTCAACTCTGTGTGAAAGGCATGGAGATAGAAGCCAAAAGCCCAGAGCTAGCCAAAGATCTGTTTATACAGGCATGGAACTTAGCCACCACGGATGTTGAAAAATTTACGGCCGCTCACTATCTGGCCCGACAGCAGGATTCAGTAGCTGAAAAATTAGACTGGGATCTGAGAGCCTTACAACTGGCGCTGCAAAGTCAAGACGATAGTCTTACGGCTAGCTATCCATCCTTGTATTTGAATGTGGGAAAAGGGTACGAAGAACTGGACGATCCAGAACAGGCCAAGAGCTATTATCAACGGGCTCTTTCGTATACGCATCACTTACCAACGGATGGGTACGGGAAGATGATTAAGCAAGGAATCGAAAGCGGGTTAAAGCGGTTGATGGTATAG
- a CDS encoding IS110 family transposase — protein sequence MDIRHFIGIDVSKNTLDWAVYANKGIIWQTQSENSPVAIRAIIKQLLALPNFQIANCVVCMEHTGLYNAHALEVLFQAQLPIWLEASLHIKQAGGLQRGKSDNVDAQRIAEYAYRFQDRTRLWKPARPVMKKLAEFTRLRQRLQGMISQLKVPLNEQKRFGDRALTTQLGQHCSSSLKALLSDLKGVEKAIKQLITDDPILKSLFDLVTSIPGVGQVVATELILASDDRAAGAVQSH from the coding sequence ATGGACATTCGCCATTTCATTGGTATTGATGTTTCTAAGAACACTCTTGACTGGGCTGTTTATGCCAATAAAGGCATCATCTGGCAAACCCAATCGGAAAATTCACCCGTGGCCATTCGGGCAATTATCAAACAACTCCTGGCTTTGCCCAACTTCCAGATCGCAAACTGTGTGGTCTGCATGGAACATACTGGACTTTACAACGCACATGCCCTGGAGGTGCTTTTTCAGGCTCAATTACCAATTTGGCTGGAAGCTTCCCTGCATATTAAACAAGCTGGCGGACTGCAACGAGGAAAGTCAGATAACGTTGATGCTCAGCGCATTGCTGAGTACGCTTATCGCTTTCAAGACCGGACTCGGCTCTGGAAGCCTGCTCGACCCGTCATGAAAAAACTGGCTGAATTTACTCGACTTCGTCAGCGTCTGCAAGGTATGATCAGCCAGTTGAAAGTGCCTCTGAATGAGCAAAAACGATTTGGCGACAGAGCCCTGACTACCCAACTAGGTCAGCATTGCAGTAGCTCACTAAAGGCCCTACTGAGTGATCTGAAAGGGGTTGAAAAGGCGATCAAACAGCTTATTACTGACGATCCTATCCTTAAGTCGCTCTTCGATCTGGTTACTTCTATCCCCGGTGTTGGTCAAGTCGTGGCCACTGAATTAATCCTGGCCAGTGATGACCGGGCCGCCGGTGCGGTTCAAAGCCATTAA
- a CDS encoding helix-turn-helix domain-containing protein, translating into MLLASDETVDRQSQTYLATTYHLSTRSVERIRKDYSEQGMALFQPKPRQPRSDKKLTGELEAHLIAIACSEPPMGESRWKLQAIADRLVEPQVVESLSHTSVATVLKKMNSSPGGSKAGRAAL; encoded by the coding sequence GTGCTTTTAGCTAGCGATGAAACAGTTGACCGGCAAAGTCAAACCTACCTTGCCACGACTTATCATCTCTCAACCCGTAGCGTAGAGCGGATTCGCAAAGACTATTCTGAGCAAGGCATGGCTCTGTTTCAACCCAAACCGCGCCAGCCTCGCTCGGACAAAAAGCTGACCGGTGAGTTGGAGGCCCATCTGATTGCCATTGCCTGTAGTGAGCCTCCGATGGGTGAAAGCCGCTGGAAACTCCAGGCCATTGCGGATCGACTGGTTGAGCCACAAGTAGTTGAGAGTCTATCGCACACGAGTGTAGCGACGGTACTAAAAAAAATGAACTCAAGCCCTGGCGGGTCAAAGGCTGGCAGGGCCGCCCTTTAG
- a CDS encoding SAM-dependent methyltransferase, with protein sequence MRIIFSQTMNTTIYNEWYTEFFSGLNCEMWERAVSAEWTTSEVDFLIETMGIKPGNSILDIPCGYGRHALELAKRGLQVTGIDISAEFLQMLRKQAGADKLSVHVIQGDILTTDVGYSFDGAYCLGNSFGYVDYEGMNQFVARVAGALKPGARFVINSGLVAESILTHFPQTGHHVLGDLTMDIRNSYVIGESYMATELTYTKPDRTETHYFKHYVFTLSEIKRMLIQHGLRTIAVYNSTEKLDYHLGDQQMYLVAEKE encoded by the coding sequence ATGCGTATCATTTTTTCCCAGACAATGAACACAACGATTTATAACGAATGGTATACAGAGTTTTTTTCGGGCTTAAACTGCGAAATGTGGGAACGAGCCGTTTCGGCAGAATGGACAACGAGTGAAGTAGATTTCCTGATCGAAACGATGGGAATCAAACCCGGAAATTCCATTTTAGATATTCCCTGCGGGTATGGCAGGCACGCCCTCGAACTAGCCAAACGAGGGCTTCAGGTAACGGGCATCGACATATCTGCCGAGTTTCTTCAGATGCTACGAAAGCAGGCTGGGGCAGACAAGTTATCCGTCCACGTGATTCAGGGCGATATTCTGACAACAGACGTTGGTTATTCGTTCGACGGAGCGTATTGCCTGGGTAACAGCTTTGGTTATGTCGATTACGAGGGCATGAATCAGTTTGTAGCGAGAGTAGCTGGTGCATTAAAACCGGGAGCCCGCTTTGTGATCAATTCGGGCCTGGTCGCTGAAAGCATACTGACCCATTTTCCTCAAACGGGCCACCACGTCCTCGGCGACCTGACGATGGACATCCGCAATTCGTACGTAATTGGCGAGAGTTATATGGCCACTGAACTTACGTACACAAAGCCAGATCGAACAGAAACGCATTACTTTAAGCACTACGTATTTACGCTGTCTGAAATAAAACGGATGCTGATCCAGCACGGCTTACGGACGATTGCCGTCTATAACTCAACCGAAAAGCTGGATTATCATTTGGGCGATCAACAGATGTACCTAGTTGCTGAGAAAGAGTAA
- a CDS encoding VOC family protein: MNDNPESDLQTAIIPTLSVKNGLAAIDFYKQAFGAIELMTNTDPDGSVVAELSIGGARLVAADEAVDHGNFSPESLGGISIRLGLLVANPDAVVNRAVAAGATEIYPVSD, translated from the coding sequence ATGAATGATAATCCAGAAAGTGACCTCCAAACGGCCATTATTCCGACCCTTTCGGTTAAAAATGGCTTAGCGGCTATTGATTTTTATAAGCAAGCCTTCGGAGCCATTGAACTGATGACTAATACGGACCCCGATGGATCGGTGGTCGCTGAACTCTCGATTGGAGGAGCCCGATTGGTAGCGGCTGACGAAGCGGTTGACCATGGCAATTTTAGTCCTGAATCCTTAGGGGGCATCAGTATACGGCTGGGTTTACTGGTGGCTAATCCTGATGCGGTTGTCAATCGTGCTGTAGCGGCAGGAGCCACAGAAATCTACCCAGTCAGTGACTAA
- a CDS encoding alpha/beta hydrolase, whose translation MQPLPQHQSESFLSEEGLNVAYRHWQAVNPPKAILVFAHGFNSHSGYFQWPAHQLTAQNFEVYAIDFPGRGDSDGERYYIADYEQFVNELDKLVAIAQTTYPSLPTFLLGHSAGGVLAAIYVLEHQAKFKGFICESFAFQVPAPDFAVAVLKGLSHLFPHAHVLRLNNEDFSRDPAVVEFMNADPLIANEVQPTKTVQQLSLADERLKTEMSAIQLPLLILHGTADKATKPSGSQYFYDHASSPDKTLKFYEGHYHDLLNDLEKETVMGDILAWLTERVSR comes from the coding sequence ATGCAACCACTCCCTCAACATCAATCCGAGTCCTTTCTTTCTGAAGAGGGATTAAACGTGGCCTACCGCCATTGGCAGGCCGTCAATCCCCCGAAGGCAATCCTGGTTTTTGCGCATGGCTTTAATTCCCATAGTGGATATTTTCAATGGCCTGCCCACCAGTTGACGGCCCAGAATTTTGAGGTGTATGCCATTGATTTTCCGGGCCGGGGAGACTCCGATGGCGAACGCTACTACATTGCCGACTATGAACAGTTTGTTAACGAACTGGATAAGCTCGTTGCTATTGCCCAAACCACCTATCCAAGCTTGCCAACTTTCCTGCTGGGTCATAGCGCAGGGGGCGTTTTAGCGGCCATCTATGTCCTGGAGCATCAGGCTAAGTTTAAGGGGTTCATTTGTGAAAGCTTCGCCTTCCAGGTACCGGCTCCTGATTTTGCCGTGGCGGTCCTGAAAGGGCTCAGCCACCTGTTTCCTCATGCCCACGTGCTGCGGTTGAACAATGAAGATTTCTCCCGCGATCCGGCAGTCGTTGAATTCATGAACGCTGATCCCCTGATTGCCAACGAAGTGCAACCGACCAAAACCGTGCAGCAGTTATCGCTAGCAGACGAGAGGCTCAAGACAGAGATGTCGGCTATCCAACTCCCCTTGCTGATTCTTCATGGAACGGCTGACAAAGCCACCAAACCCAGTGGCAGCCAGTATTTCTATGACCATGCCTCCTCGCCCGATAAAACACTCAAGTTCTATGAAGGCCATTACCATGACTTGCTCAATGACCTCGAGAAAGAAACGGTCATGGGTGATATACTGGCATGGTTAACTGAAAGGGTAAGTAGATAA
- a CDS encoding ABC transporter permease, whose translation MNAPDTSPPRWAKRLLRQLHPADTLEEVEGDLDELYAYWHGQAGKTQATLRYVLNVVSVLPPFARRREPKRVSSEYPNPTHTTMLRSYFKIAWRNLFNNKAYSVINIGGLAVGMAVAMLIGLWIYDELSFDTYHTHYDHIAQVMQHQTVDGQVSTNYSIPLPLEAELRSKYRENSPIKRIVLTSWIYGHVLDMGDRKFVKKGGFMQPDAPEMLSLRMLKGTRQGLRDPGSILLAESVAKAYFGDTDPMGKILKLDNKMAVRVTGVYQDLPHNTTFRDLTFIAPWDLLLNNDESVRQASQQWDNNSFQLFVQVADKADMGAISRLLKNSKLEHVDKNIALTKPEIFLEPMAHWHLHSDWKNGVNVGGRIQYVWLFGIIGLVVLLLACINFMNLSTARSEKRAKEVGIRKAVGSLRGQLIGQFFSESILVVALSFVLAMSGTVLSLPFFNDIADKQTAIPWSNPAYWIVSLVFCLLTGLVAGSYPALYLSAFNPLSVLKGTFKAGRFASLPRRVLVVLQFTVSVTLIIGTIRMLLENLVKIQYEYAS comes from the coding sequence ATGAACGCTCCCGACACGTCCCCACCACGCTGGGCCAAACGACTGCTCAGGCAGTTGCACCCCGCCGACACCCTCGAAGAAGTGGAGGGCGATCTGGACGAACTCTATGCGTACTGGCATGGCCAGGCGGGCAAAACCCAGGCCACCCTGCGCTATGTCCTAAATGTGGTATCGGTACTGCCCCCTTTTGCGCGCCGACGTGAGCCAAAACGAGTATCGAGTGAATATCCCAATCCAACCCATACGACCATGCTACGAAGCTATTTTAAAATCGCCTGGAGAAATCTTTTCAATAACAAAGCCTATTCGGTCATTAACATAGGTGGTCTAGCTGTGGGTATGGCCGTGGCGATGCTCATCGGCTTATGGATTTATGACGAGCTATCGTTCGATACCTACCACACTCACTACGACCACATTGCTCAGGTGATGCAACACCAAACGGTTGATGGGCAGGTCAGTACAAATTACTCAATCCCGCTTCCGTTGGAGGCTGAATTACGAAGTAAGTATAGGGAGAATAGTCCCATCAAACGCATTGTGCTGACTTCGTGGATTTATGGACATGTGCTGGACATGGGCGACCGGAAATTTGTCAAGAAAGGTGGCTTTATGCAACCCGATGCCCCCGAAATGCTATCCCTACGGATGCTCAAAGGAACCCGGCAGGGGTTGCGCGATCCAGGGTCGATTCTACTGGCCGAATCGGTGGCCAAAGCCTACTTCGGCGACACCGACCCAATGGGCAAAATCCTCAAACTCGACAATAAGATGGCCGTTCGTGTAACGGGTGTCTATCAGGATTTGCCCCACAATACCACCTTCCGCGACCTTACCTTCATTGCACCCTGGGATCTGCTGCTCAACAACGATGAATCGGTACGGCAGGCCAGTCAGCAGTGGGACAATAACTCATTTCAGCTCTTTGTCCAAGTGGCGGATAAAGCCGATATGGGGGCTATATCGAGGCTGCTTAAAAATAGTAAACTTGAGCATGTTGACAAAAATATCGCCCTGACAAAACCTGAAATCTTTCTGGAGCCTATGGCTCACTGGCACTTGCATTCGGACTGGAAAAACGGCGTAAACGTGGGTGGCCGCATTCAGTACGTCTGGCTTTTCGGCATTATTGGTTTAGTTGTCTTGCTGCTGGCCTGCATCAACTTCATGAATCTCAGCACCGCCCGGAGTGAGAAACGAGCCAAAGAAGTAGGTATCCGCAAGGCCGTTGGCTCGTTACGTGGGCAACTCATTGGTCAGTTTTTCAGCGAATCGATTTTGGTAGTCGCCCTCTCGTTTGTGTTGGCCATGAGTGGGACCGTGTTGTCTCTGCCTTTTTTCAACGACATCGCCGATAAACAGACGGCTATCCCTTGGTCGAATCCTGCGTATTGGATTGTAAGCCTTGTATTTTGTCTGCTGACGGGCCTAGTCGCCGGGAGTTATCCAGCCCTGTATCTATCGGCCTTCAATCCACTCAGTGTGCTGAAAGGAACATTCAAGGCAGGGCGATTTGCATCGCTACCCCGCCGGGTATTGGTGGTCCTACAGTTTACGGTGTCTGTAACGCTGATTATTGGCACGATTCGTATGCTACTGGAAAATCTAGTCAAAATCCAGTATGAATACGCATCTTAA
- a CDS encoding IS110 family transposase — MTGPPVRFKAINDPKKLACHAGVAPFEHSSGSSVGGKTRVNHHARKSLKTLLHMAAMSALQMPGELQEYYQRKVKEGKNKMLVINALRNKLIHRVYAVVKRGKKYNKNYTPTLV, encoded by the coding sequence ATGACCGGGCCGCCGGTGCGGTTCAAAGCCATTAATGATCCCAAAAAACTAGCTTGCCATGCGGGCGTAGCTCCCTTTGAGCACTCCTCGGGCAGTAGTGTAGGGGGTAAGACTCGCGTGAATCATCATGCCCGAAAATCACTGAAAACCTTACTGCATATGGCGGCTATGTCGGCTCTTCAAATGCCCGGTGAATTACAGGAGTATTACCAGCGAAAAGTTAAAGAAGGCAAGAATAAGATGTTAGTTATCAACGCACTAAGAAACAAACTCATCCATCGGGTCTATGCAGTCGTCAAGCGGGGTAAAAAATATAACAAAAATTATACGCCAACCCTTGTTTGA